Sequence from the Streptomyces sp. NBC_00358 genome:
GATGTGCGCGTACACGTTGTTGGCCACGACCAGGTCCGCCGGACCGTGCTCGGCGCGGACGGCCGAGCCGGTGTCCGGGGACAGGAACTCCGTGAGCGTGGGCACACCCGCGTCCCGCGCCGAGGCGCCGACGTTCACCGACGGTTCGATGCCCAGGCAGCGGATCCCCCGGTCCACCACATGCCTCAGCAGGTACCCGTCGTTGCTCGCGACCTCGACCACGAAGGCGTCGGAGCCCAGCCCCAGCCGCCGTTCGGCGTCGGCCACGAACGTGCGCGCGTGCTCCACCCAGGAGGTCGAGAAGGAGGAGAAGTACGCGTACTCGCTGAACGTCTCCTCCGGCGTGATCAGCGGTGGGATCTGCGCGAGCCAGCAGTCCGTGCAGACCCGCAGGTGCAGCGGGTACGCCGGTTCCGGCCTGTCCAGTTGGTCCGCGGCGAGAAAGCTCTCGCACGGCGGGGTCGCCCCCAGGTCGACGACGCTCACCAGAGCCGCCGAGCCGCAGAGTCGGCATCGTGTCATCTACTTCCCCCCATCCCGCTCGCGCGGCAGTCCCCGCAGCGAGCCAGTGCTGTTGTCCCCCGACGGCGACGGGCTGTCCCCGCCGCCCGACCGACCCGCGATCGCGGTGCGGTACCCCTCCACCAGGCGTTCGAGGCCGACGGCAGGGCTGAACCCCTGCTCGTAACGGCGCCGGGCCGCCCGGCCCATCTCCCGGTTGCGGTCCTTCTCGACCGCGATCCGGCGTATGCGGGACGCGAGCGACGCGGACTCGCCCGGCCGGTGCAGCAGCCCGGTCACCCCGTCCTCGACGAGTTCGACGAAGGCGCCGTGTCCGGCGGCGACGACCGGGACCCCCGCCGCCATCGCCTCCACGACCACCAGGCCGAACGCCTCCAGCCACGTGGAGGGAGCCACCACGGCGAGCGACCGCGCGATGGTCTGCCGGCACTCTGCCGTGTCGTAGAGCCCGACGTACCGGACGTCCTCCCGGCCCGCCGCCCAGGCGGTCACCTCCGGCTCCAGCGGCCCCGTACCGGCGATCACGAGCGGGACGCCCACCCCGCCGTCGGCGGCCAGTTCGTCCCACGCGGCCATGAGCAGCCGCACGCCCTTGGCCTCCGCGAGGCGGCCGAGATAGAGCACGTGCTCACCGGCGCCCGTCCGGCGGACGCCCGGCTCGGGCACGAAGTTGTGCTTCACCGCCAGCCGCTCCGGCGGCATCCCCGACCGCACCAGCACCTCGCGCTGCGCCGCGGAGATGCAGAAGAACCGCTCCACGCCGGACCACCACCGCCGCCGGTTGACCGACAGGCTGACCGCGAGCGGCACCGTCGCCAGCCGGGAGCCGCGGTAGCAGCCGTGCCGGACGGCGGGCAACGGCGTGGAACCGACGCACTCGGTGCACGGCCGGCCGTCCCGCTGAAGCGTGCCGGGCGGGCAGACCTGGGTGTAGTTGTGCAGCGTGGCGACGGCGGGTACGCCGGCGTCGGCGCAGGCGGCCAGCACCGCCGGCGACAGGAGCGGGAAGACGTTGTGGATGTGCACCACGTCCGGCCGCCGCGTGCGCAGCGTGGCGGCCAGCTCCGCGCGGACCGCCGGGTTCCACGGCACGAGCAGCGGTATCGCGGCCTTGCCCAGCAGGGACCGGGCGGCGATGTCGTCGCTGCGCCGCTCGAACACCTCGACCCGGTGGCCGGCCCCGCGCAGCAGCTCCACCTCCTGGTCGACGACCTTGTTCTCCCCGCTCGGCTGCGCCGAGGCGTAGCGGTTGTGCACCACGAGGACGTGCATGCTCAGGTCACCTCCGATCTCTGGGCCCATCGCGGGACGCGTCTTCGAGGGACTGCGGGCACCGGAAGGGGAGCGGCCGCGGCAGGTGCCGCCAGCAGCGAGGCGGCCAGGGCCAGATGCAGCAGATACGGCGAGGCGTCGCCCAGCCCGGCCTCGGTGTACGAGGCGATCGCGCAGTAGCTGATCAGGAAGATCGCGCAGGCCCTCGACAGCGACGGCGGACGCAGCAGCGCCACACCGCCCAGCACGATGATGATCGCCGCCACCAGGGCGACGCCGGTCACACCCTGCTCGTTGTAGACGGCCAGCCAGCTGTTGTCGATCGGCAGCCCGCCGAACGACTTGTCGCCCAGGCCCGCGCCGAACAGGTACTCGGTGGTGGTCCGGGGTGCCGCCAGCAGGGCGGCCCAGACCTTGGCCCGCCCGGTGAGGCTGGAGAAGTTCTCCTGGCTCTGCCCGCGCAGGAACCACGCCTGCAGCGCGGAGGCGAACCCCACCGCGGCCACGGCGGCGCACACCACCGCCCAGGCGAAGAACCGGCGGGCGGCGGCGCTGGTCAGGACGAGCGAGCCGATGGCCAGCGCCAGCCCGAGGAGCAGGCCGAGCGTGGCCGTCCGGGTATGGGTCAGCGCGAGCAGGACGAGTGACGGCACGATGATCACCACCGCACTGGCCCGGTCGGTCCGGCGCCCCAGTACCAGCAGCACGGTGAGCCCGATGATCACCGCCGCGTACTGTCCGATCTGCGGCGGGGTGAGCGGCCACAGCGCGCCGACCAGCCGCCCGCCGTAGAGGTCGGGCAGCGCCGCGCCCGGTGAGACGACCAGGCCGGCGGCCACCGACCCGAGCACCGCGAAGTACATCCGGATGTGATGCCGCACGAACGTCAGGCCGCCGTCCCACCAGCGGCTGAGCAGCCACAGCGTGCCGACGAAGAGCGCCAGCCGGGCGCAGCGGAACAGCGCGCCGAAACCGGACTCCAGGTTCGCGCTGGAGATCACGCTCAGCACCAGGAGCAAGGTGAGCAGGAAGACGAAGGAGCTGGCCCGGATGCGCAGCCGGACGTTGACCGCGAGCGCCAGCGCGAACGCGGCGACCAGCGCGCCCATGGTGACCATCTGGATGAGGGAGCGGGGCAGCGGGACGATGGTCTTCGCCCCGGCGGAGCCGAGCGTGTTGAGGATCAGCAGCCCCCAGACGAGCCCGGCGACCTTCGGTGTGCCGCCGGGGCGCGGTTCGGCGCCCGGCCGCGTGTCCGCCGTGTCCGTCCCGCCCGTCGGCCCGCCGCGCAGCGGGTTTCCGTCCATCTCAACCACCGTCCCGGGGGTCGAGGGTGCTGCCGGTGTCCTGCTTCTCGGGCGTCGACTGCCACTGCCCGAAGTCGAGCACCCGGCTCGGGTCGTGGGCGACGAACTTCCACGGTCCGACGTAGACGTTGTCGTGCCAGCGATTGTGCTGTTTGTAGGTGATCGCGTCGGCGACCCGCTTGCCCTGGTAAGGCGACCAGTCCGGATAGGTGCCGTAGTTGGCCAGCACCGCCATCCGGTCGCACTTCACCGTGCAGTCGACGACGGACTTGTCCAGCACGAAGCGGTTGTCGTGGATGTCCACCCGCTGGGTCTTCCACCGGCAGTCGGAGTAGAGCGGTGCCGTGGCGATCGCCGGCTTCGCGCAGCGGTGGGTGTCCCGCACCAGCAAGGTGCAGTCACCGGACGAGGTGTTGGCCGGACTGTTGCAGAACCGGTCGGCGTTCTCCCAGAGGGTGATCCCGGACCAGTTGTCCTCCAGCACGTTCCGAGAGATCTCGATCTTGTCGGTGCGGGCCCTGACCCGGGGTTCGCCGCCGGACTCGGACAGGTAGATGGTCGCGTACGGGAAGGTGTCTCCGCGGTCGGCCTCCCTGCGGCCCTCGACCCAGTTGTTCCGCCGGATCAGGTTGTTCCTGATGACGGCGTTGTAGCTGGTCTCGTAGATCAGCGCGGCACCGTCGTTGGCCTCCAGCACGTTGTTCTCGATGCGGAAGTCGTTGTTGTCGGTGTCCGCCCACAGTCCGGTTCCACGGTTGTCGTGCACCCAGTTGCCGCTCACGTCGGCGCCGTCGACGGCCCAGAACTTGATGCCTCCGGTGCAGCCGCAGCCCTCCCGCCGCCGCTCCCAGTCGCCGGTGTTGTTGCCCACGATCTCGTTGCCCTCGACCACCAGGCCGGTGATACGGCCGGTTCCCTTGTACGCGTTCATGCCGTACTGGCCGTTGTCGCGCAGGCAACTGGCGCGGACCTGCTGCCGGGCACCGGCCATCAGCCCGGCGCCGGAGTTGTTCTGGATCGTCGCGTTCTCGATCAGCCACCCGTCGGCCGAGTCATGGTTGACCACGCCCTCGTCGGGCGGCGCCACGAACCGCTGCACGGTCAGGTAGCGGATGGTGACGTCGCGGGCGCTGCCGCCGAACGCGTACTGGTTCTTCTTCCGGCCGTCGAGCACCGCGCCCGGCGCACCGAGGTAGCGGTCGCCCTTCTTCGGGATGACCTGGGCGTAGCGGTCCGGTTCGAGCCGGTGCTTGCCCGGCCGAAGCCAGAACGTGGTGTGC
This genomic interval carries:
- a CDS encoding right-handed parallel beta-helix repeat-containing protein — encoded protein: MGIKRRNRAWAAAPLALALLTATGCESTPGAGAEPKAAPSTTAARSVARVCAEPAAGPAKAPAGAVTVDPAVVGDLAAKTKNSPPHTTFWLRPGKHRLEPDRYAQVIPKKGDRYLGAPGAVLDGRKKNQYAFGGSARDVTIRYLTVQRFVAPPDEGVVNHDSADGWLIENATIQNNSGAGLMAGARQQVRASCLRDNGQYGMNAYKGTGRITGLVVEGNEIVGNNTGDWERRREGCGCTGGIKFWAVDGADVSGNWVHDNRGTGLWADTDNNDFRIENNVLEANDGAALIYETSYNAVIRNNLIRRNNWVEGRREADRGDTFPYATIYLSESGGEPRVRARTDKIEISRNVLEDNWSGITLWENADRFCNSPANTSSGDCTLLVRDTHRCAKPAIATAPLYSDCRWKTQRVDIHDNRFVLDKSVVDCTVKCDRMAVLANYGTYPDWSPYQGKRVADAITYKQHNRWHDNVYVGPWKFVAHDPSRVLDFGQWQSTPEKQDTGSTLDPRDGG
- a CDS encoding O-antigen ligase domain-containing protein, whose protein sequence is MDGNPLRGGPTGGTDTADTRPGAEPRPGGTPKVAGLVWGLLILNTLGSAGAKTIVPLPRSLIQMVTMGALVAAFALALAVNVRLRIRASSFVFLLTLLLVLSVISSANLESGFGALFRCARLALFVGTLWLLSRWWDGGLTFVRHHIRMYFAVLGSVAAGLVVSPGAALPDLYGGRLVGALWPLTPPQIGQYAAVIIGLTVLLVLGRRTDRASAVVIIVPSLVLLALTHTRTATLGLLLGLALAIGSLVLTSAAARRFFAWAVVCAAVAAVGFASALQAWFLRGQSQENFSSLTGRAKVWAALLAAPRTTTEYLFGAGLGDKSFGGLPIDNSWLAVYNEQGVTGVALVAAIIIVLGGVALLRPPSLSRACAIFLISYCAIASYTEAGLGDASPYLLHLALAASLLAAPAAAAPLPVPAVPRRRVPRWAQRSEVT
- a CDS encoding glycosyltransferase translates to MHVLVVHNRYASAQPSGENKVVDQEVELLRGAGHRVEVFERRSDDIAARSLLGKAAIPLLVPWNPAVRAELAATLRTRRPDVVHIHNVFPLLSPAVLAACADAGVPAVATLHNYTQVCPPGTLQRDGRPCTECVGSTPLPAVRHGCYRGSRLATVPLAVSLSVNRRRWWSGVERFFCISAAQREVLVRSGMPPERLAVKHNFVPEPGVRRTGAGEHVLYLGRLAEAKGVRLLMAAWDELAADGGVGVPLVIAGTGPLEPEVTAWAAGREDVRYVGLYDTAECRQTIARSLAVVAPSTWLEAFGLVVVEAMAAGVPVVAAGHGAFVELVEDGVTGLLHRPGESASLASRIRRIAVEKDRNREMGRAARRRYEQGFSPAVGLERLVEGYRTAIAGRSGGGDSPSPSGDNSTGSLRGLPRERDGGK